A window of the Juglans microcarpa x Juglans regia isolate MS1-56 chromosome 5D, Jm3101_v1.0, whole genome shotgun sequence genome harbors these coding sequences:
- the LOC121265378 gene encoding carotene epsilon-monooxygenase, chloroplastic isoform X1 — protein sequence MSSSLSTSSLLLTPRLLKPTFTTSTTIFSSKPPPYQFLTINSSLNDNNNSSNNNKNNNNIKTSSWVSPDWLTSLTRSLTVSKDDDSGIPIASAKLEDVSDLLGGALFLPLFKWMDDYGPIYRLAAGPRNFVVVSDPAIAKHVLRSYGRYGKGLVSEVSEFLFGSGFAIAEGPLWTARRRAVVPSLHKKYLSVMVDRVFCKCAERLVEKLKLDALSGSPVNMEEKFSQLTLDVIGLSVFNYNFDSLTTDSPVIDAVYTALKEAEARSTDILPYWKVKALCKIIPRQIKAEKAVTVIRRTVEELIEKCKDMVEAEGERINEEEYVNDADPSILRFLLASREEVSSVQLRDDLLSMLVAGHETTGSVLTWTLYLLSKGSTSLVKAQEEVDRVLQGRPPAYEDIKDLKFLTRCIIESLRLYPHPPVLIRRAQVADVLPGAFKVNAGQDIMISVYNIHHSSQVWEKAEEFVPERFDLEGPIPNETNTDFRFIPFSGGPRKCVGDQFALLEAIVALAIFLQHMNFELVPNQNISMTTGATIHTANGLYMKLSQRQTKAAFASLSSSYTRTRHYSSCELTSDFANSST from the exons ATGTCTTCCTCCCTCTCTACCTCCTCTCTCCTCCTCACCCCTCGTCTCCTCAAACCCACCTTCACCACCAGTACTACCATTTTCTCTTCCAAACCCCCACCTTATCAATTCCTCACCATCAATTCCTCCCTCAACGacaacaacaacagcagcaataacaacaaaaacaacaacaacatcaaaACAAGTTCCTGGGTAAGCCCTGACTGGCTCACCTCACTCACTCGGTCTTTAACGGTGAGCAAAGACGATGACTCCGGCATTCCCATCGCCAGCGCCAAGCTCGAGGACGTGTCTGATCTTCTGGGCGGTGCACTTTTCCTCCCACTGTTCAAATGGATGGACGATTACGGACCCATCTACCGGCTCGCTGCGGGGCCAAGAAACTTCGTAGTGGTTAGCGACCCTGCCATTGCTAAGCATGTGCTGAGGAGCTATGGGAGGTATGGCAAGGGTCTTGTGTCTGAGGTCTCCGAGTTCTTGTTTGGGTCGGGTTTTGCCATTGCCGAAGGCCCGCTTTGGACG GCAAGGCGTAGGGCTGTGGTGCCATCACTTCACAAAAAGTATTTGTCAGTGATGGTTGATCGAGTGTTTTGCAAATGCGCCGAGAGATTGGTGGAAAAGCTCAAGCTCGATGCTTTAAGTGGCAGTCCTGTAAACATGGAGGaaaaattttctcaattaaCTCTTGATGTTATTGGTCTGTCTGTATTCAACTATAATTTTGATTCACTTACCACTGATAGCCCTGTGATTGATGCAGTTTACACTGCATTGAAAGAGGCAGAGGCTCGTTCGACTGATATATTACCATATTGGAAG GTTAAAGCTCTTTGTAAAATAATCCCAAGACAAATAAAAGCTGAAAAAGCAGTTACTGTGATAAGGAGAACTGTTGAAGAACTTATTGAAAAGTGCAAAGATATGGTGGAAGCCGAGGGAGAAAGAATAAATGAGGAGGAATATGTAAATGACGCTGATCCAAGCATTCTTCGCTTCTTGCTTGCAAGCAGAGAAGAG GTTTCAAGTGTACAACTACGAGATGACCTATTGTCAATGTTAGTTGCTGGTCATGAGACTACTGGTTCAGTGTTGACGTGGACACTCTATCTTCTGAGTAAG GGCTCGACCTCATTGGTGAAAGCACAAGAGGAAGTTGACAGAGTTCTACAAGGAAGACCTCCTGCTTATGAAGATATTAAGGATCTAAAGTTCTTGACCCGCTGCATAATTGAGTCACTCCGTCTATATCCACATCCTCCT GTCTTGATAAGAAGAGCTCAAGTTGCTGACGTGCTTCCTGGAGCTTTCAAGGTTAATGCTGGTCAAGACATTATGATTTCTGTATATAATATCCATCATTCCTCACAG GTCTGGGAGAAAGCTGAAGAGTTTGTGCCAGAAAGATTTGACTTAGAAGGCCCAATACCTAACGAAACGAATACAGATTTCAG ATTCATTCCATTCAGCGGTGGGCCCAGAAAGTGTGTTGGTGATCAGTTTGCTTTGCTGGAAGCTATTGTTGCTCTCGCAATCTTTTTGCAGCACATGAACTTTGAGCTGGTTCCTAACCAAAACATTAGCATGACTACTGGAGCAACAATACATACAGCAAAC GGCTTGTACATGAAGCTGAGTCAAAGACAAACAAAAGCTGCATTTGCTTCCTTGTCTTCTAG TTATACAAGGACCCGTCATTATTCTTCTTGTGAACTCACCTCAGATTTTGCAAATTCTTCGACATAA
- the LOC121265378 gene encoding carotene epsilon-monooxygenase, chloroplastic isoform X2 codes for MSSSLSTSSLLLTPRLLKPTFTTSTTIFSSKPPPYQFLTINSSLNDNNNSSNNNKNNNNIKTSSWVSPDWLTSLTRSLTVSKDDDSGIPIASAKLEDVSDLLGGALFLPLFKWMDDYGPIYRLAAGPRNFVVVSDPAIAKHVLRSYGRYGKGLVSEVSEFLFGSGFAIAEGPLWTARRRAVVPSLHKKYLSVMVDRVFCKCAERLVEKLKLDALSGSPVNMEEKFSQLTLDVIGLSVFNYNFDSLTTDSPVIDAVYTALKEAEARSTDILPYWKVKALCKIIPRQIKAEKAVTVIRRTVEELIEKCKDMVEAEGERINEEEYVNDADPSILRFLLASREEVSSVQLRDDLLSMLVAGHETTGSVLTWTLYLLSKGSTSLVKAQEEVDRVLQGRPPAYEDIKDLKFLTRCIIESLRLYPHPPVLIRRAQVADVLPGAFKVNAGQDIMISVYNIHHSSQVWEKAEEFVPERFDLEGPIPNETNTDFRFIPFSGGPRKCVGDQFALLEAIVALAIFLQHMNFELVPNQNISMTTGATIHTANGLYMKLSQRQTKAAFASLSSRNGKR; via the exons ATGTCTTCCTCCCTCTCTACCTCCTCTCTCCTCCTCACCCCTCGTCTCCTCAAACCCACCTTCACCACCAGTACTACCATTTTCTCTTCCAAACCCCCACCTTATCAATTCCTCACCATCAATTCCTCCCTCAACGacaacaacaacagcagcaataacaacaaaaacaacaacaacatcaaaACAAGTTCCTGGGTAAGCCCTGACTGGCTCACCTCACTCACTCGGTCTTTAACGGTGAGCAAAGACGATGACTCCGGCATTCCCATCGCCAGCGCCAAGCTCGAGGACGTGTCTGATCTTCTGGGCGGTGCACTTTTCCTCCCACTGTTCAAATGGATGGACGATTACGGACCCATCTACCGGCTCGCTGCGGGGCCAAGAAACTTCGTAGTGGTTAGCGACCCTGCCATTGCTAAGCATGTGCTGAGGAGCTATGGGAGGTATGGCAAGGGTCTTGTGTCTGAGGTCTCCGAGTTCTTGTTTGGGTCGGGTTTTGCCATTGCCGAAGGCCCGCTTTGGACG GCAAGGCGTAGGGCTGTGGTGCCATCACTTCACAAAAAGTATTTGTCAGTGATGGTTGATCGAGTGTTTTGCAAATGCGCCGAGAGATTGGTGGAAAAGCTCAAGCTCGATGCTTTAAGTGGCAGTCCTGTAAACATGGAGGaaaaattttctcaattaaCTCTTGATGTTATTGGTCTGTCTGTATTCAACTATAATTTTGATTCACTTACCACTGATAGCCCTGTGATTGATGCAGTTTACACTGCATTGAAAGAGGCAGAGGCTCGTTCGACTGATATATTACCATATTGGAAG GTTAAAGCTCTTTGTAAAATAATCCCAAGACAAATAAAAGCTGAAAAAGCAGTTACTGTGATAAGGAGAACTGTTGAAGAACTTATTGAAAAGTGCAAAGATATGGTGGAAGCCGAGGGAGAAAGAATAAATGAGGAGGAATATGTAAATGACGCTGATCCAAGCATTCTTCGCTTCTTGCTTGCAAGCAGAGAAGAG GTTTCAAGTGTACAACTACGAGATGACCTATTGTCAATGTTAGTTGCTGGTCATGAGACTACTGGTTCAGTGTTGACGTGGACACTCTATCTTCTGAGTAAG GGCTCGACCTCATTGGTGAAAGCACAAGAGGAAGTTGACAGAGTTCTACAAGGAAGACCTCCTGCTTATGAAGATATTAAGGATCTAAAGTTCTTGACCCGCTGCATAATTGAGTCACTCCGTCTATATCCACATCCTCCT GTCTTGATAAGAAGAGCTCAAGTTGCTGACGTGCTTCCTGGAGCTTTCAAGGTTAATGCTGGTCAAGACATTATGATTTCTGTATATAATATCCATCATTCCTCACAG GTCTGGGAGAAAGCTGAAGAGTTTGTGCCAGAAAGATTTGACTTAGAAGGCCCAATACCTAACGAAACGAATACAGATTTCAG ATTCATTCCATTCAGCGGTGGGCCCAGAAAGTGTGTTGGTGATCAGTTTGCTTTGCTGGAAGCTATTGTTGCTCTCGCAATCTTTTTGCAGCACATGAACTTTGAGCTGGTTCCTAACCAAAACATTAGCATGACTACTGGAGCAACAATACATACAGCAAAC GGCTTGTACATGAAGCTGAGTCAAAGACAAACAAAAGCTGCATTTGCTTCCTTGTCTTCTAG AAATGGTAAAAGATAA